In a genomic window of Primulina huaijiensis isolate GDHJ02 chromosome 10, ASM1229523v2, whole genome shotgun sequence:
- the LOC140985852 gene encoding uncharacterized protein has product MRIPQGRNRVPTFDGNPDPEVSHNWLKNVESQLHLLEVPEGLKVEVVTPFLEDRARNWWETVSPSLAEVEQITWQAFRREFLEQYYPTEFLQKLSEFENFKQTPDMTVMEYTSKFNDLGTYVPTIMHDETLKMHRFKKGLSSRIKSALAVFKPNNFADLMGTAMSAEMDIKHCEEENKNKRPLVSQSGQSGPKFKKSNYSSGPSRGTFNSDGNTEKKWCDTCRQKHIGECYRKTGACFKCGKVVHRIKDCCRTR; this is encoded by the exons ATGAGAATCCCTCAAGG aaggaatcgagttccaactttcgATGGGAACCCAGATCCGGAAGTCAGCCATAACTGGCTCAAGAATGTCGAATCACAACTACACCTACTGGAAGTGCCTGAAGGATTGAAGGTGGAGGTTGTGACACCATTTTTGGAGGATAGAGCACGAAactggtgggaaactgtgtcaccatctctGGCTGAGGTGGAACAGATCACATGGCAGGCTTTTAGAAGAGAATTTTTGGAACAATACTACCCAACCGAGTTTCTTCAGAAGTTGAGCGAATTTGAAAACTTCAAGCAGACGCCAGATATGACAGTGATGGAATACACTTCGAAGTTCAATGATCTGGGAACCTATGTTCCGACAATCATGCATGATGAAACATTGAAAATGCATCGCTTTAAGAAAGGACTGAGCAGTCGGATTAAATCGGCCTTGGCGGTGTTCAAGCCAAACAATTTTGCTGATTTGATGGGCACTGCAATGAGCGCAGAGATGGATATCAAACACTGTGAAGAAGAGAACAAGAACAAAAGACCGTTGGTCAGTCAATCTGGTCAAAGTGGTCCCAAATTCAAAAAGTCAAACTATTCAAGTGGTCCTTCAAGAGGAACTTTTAACAGTGATGGCAATACTGAAAAaaagtggtgcgatacatgtCGACAGAAGCATATTGGCGAATGTTATCGGAAAACAGGTGCTTGTTTCAAATGCGGTAAAGTGGTTCATCGGATTAAAGACTGTTGTAGAActcgttaa
- the LOC140985853 gene encoding uncharacterized protein: MDNTDRSWMYRRLENGFLSSEFCVGVETFVSFALSHPECLLDGKLRCPCNRKKCRNKCFEEAETVKFHLGRYGFVPNYYCWQFHGDQYVPPMFPNFNMEAPSSSTCFVNRSTQQEFIDPIQSDQYFCNTEHGNTYFDDTNQNETNEFAEENPHTDSGNDDPQSPNSPVKSLYEMIKSAEKEIWDGNPHGHSLLSVLARLLKMKQEHNMSERNYNDMCQLMSELCPSDNSVPESFYATKKLIKDLGLPVEKIDVCQNNCMIYWGEDDSLTECKICQHPRYRRSRRRSTNRKTQTPYKKMYYFPITQRLQRLYASTATASHMRWHKEHHFDGETMTHPSDSPAWRHFDAMHPSFASEIRNVRLGMSTDGFQPFGQSGQQYSSWPVIVTPYNLPPWMCMKEEYMFLTVIVPGPHNPKDKLDVFLQPLIAELQSLWCSGVQTYDMHSKQNFNLRVALLWTISDFPAYAMLSGWSTAGKQACPHCMSDSNAFTLPCSGKTSWFDNHRKFLPEDHPLRRNRVMFIRGRRVLDPAPIVKQGDELLNELEEYGFRPSYEVDSETINKEIASYVQCGWRRRSILWELPYWSTNLIRHNLDVMHVEKNVFDNVFNTERPTSFIRLA; this comes from the exons ATGGATAACACAGATAGAAGTTGGATGTATCGTAGGTTGGAAAATGGGTTCTTGAGTAGTGAATTTTGTGTTGGTGTTGAGACATTTGTGTCATTTGCACTAAGTCATCCTGAGTGTTTATTGGATGGGAAATTACGATGTCCATGCAACCGTAAGAAGTGTCGAAACAAATGTTTTGAGGAAGCCGAGACTGTAAAGTTTCATTTAGGTAGATATGGCTTCGTACCGAACTATTATTGTTGGCAGTTTCATGGTGATCAGTACGTCCCTCCTATGTTTCCAAACTTCAATATGGAAGCTCCTTCTTCATCTACTTGTTTCGTAAACAGATCAACTCAACAAGAATTCATTGACCCGATTCAATCTGATCAATACTTTTGTAATACTGAACATGGAAACACATACTTCGATGACACAAATCAAAATGAAACGAATGAATTTGCCGAAGAAAATCCCCATACAGACTCTGGCAATGATGATCCTCAAAGTCCAAACAGTCCTGTAAAATCTCTGTACGAAATGATTAAATCTGCTGAGAAAGAAATTTGGGATGGAAATCCACACGGTCATTCTTTGTTGTCTGTGTTAGCTCGATTATTGAAGATGAAACAAGAGCATAACATGTCTGAGCGAAACTATAATGATATGTGTCAATTAATGTCTGAGCTATGTCCTTCCGATAACTCAGTGCCTGAGAGTTTTTATGCGACAAAGAAACTTATTAAAGATCTTGGACTTCCAGTCGAGAAAATAGatgtatgtcaaaataactgCATGATATATTGGGGGGAAGACGACTCATTGACAGAGTGTAAGATTTGTCAACATCCTCGGTACAGGCGTAGCAGACGTCGATCTACTAATCGTAAAACACAAACTCCGTACAAAAAGATGTATTACTTTCCAATCACTCAACGTTTGCAACGATTATATGCGTCAACAGCTACAGCCTCACATATGCGTTGGCACAAGGAACATCATTTCGATGGTGAAACAATGACACATCCTTCAGATTCTCCAGCGTGGCGTCATTTCGACGCGATGCATCCATCATTTGCATCTGAGATTCGAAATGTGAGGTTAGGAATGTCAACCGATGGATTTCAACCTTTTGGTCAAAGTGGTCAGCAATATTCATCATGGCCTGTTATTGTCACGCCATACAACTTACCCCCTTGGATGTGCATGAAAGAAGAATACATGTTCTTGACGGTGATTGTACCTGGGCCACATAACCCGAAAGACAAACTCGACGTATTTCTTCAGCCGTTAATTGCAGAACTCCAATCACTGTGGTGTTCTGGTGTGCAGACATACGACATGCATTCGAAACAAAACTTTAATCTAAGAGTTGCTTTGCTCTGGACCATAAGTGATTTTCCAGCCTACGCAATGTTATCCGGGTGGAGCACTGCAGGGAAGCAGGCTTGTCCTCATTGCATGTCTGATTCAAACGCTTTTACCCTACCATGCAGTGGCAAAACAAGTTGGTTTGACAACCACCGAAAATTCTTGCCTGAAGATCACCCATTGCGTCGAAATAGAGTTATGTTTATTCGTGGAAGACGTGTTCTGGACCCAGCGCCAATTGTCAAACAAGGTGATGAGTTACTGAACGAGTTGGAAGAATACGGATTCAGACCTTCGTATGAGGTTGACTCTGAAACGATAAACAAAGAAATTGCTAGTTATGTGCAATGTGGATGGAGAAGAAGAAGTATACTTTGGGAACTTCCTTACTGGAGTACAAACTTGATTCGACACAACTTGGATGTGATGCATGTTGAGAAAAATGTTTTCGACAATGTCTTCAACACT GAGAGGCCGACAAGTTTTATTCGGTTGGCTTAA
- the LOC140987024 gene encoding uncharacterized protein encodes MQKLRMFGMKSHDCHVFMQRLIPVAFRELLPRHVWEVLTELSLFFADLTSRNIKQSDMMRLNDDIVLILCKLEKIFPPSFFDSMEHLCVHLPFEARIAGPVQFRWMYPFERFLRKLKNTVRNKARVEGSICNAYLVKEASIFCQYYFNETSTARGRKRRQHQATYEDTGSTEMLSIFRSRGRKIGAGRSRWLTADEYQELATYILLNCEEITPFVRMYEDYLHRENPHLNDANIDSLLHTNLFGWFKNYAELQSAESMSPMIKQVAAGPFQKVNTYRGYNVNGFNFHTVNDTTYKATNNSGIQVSGQYKRGECTEYYGQVQEVIEVEYSGLPLKQAILFKCSWFDINPRSGTRVHSKYKIVDVNCNRRLGSWEPFVFATQASQVVYLRYPTTRRAVSEWMYVSSLRQRAYVSDVTAPVTSPEDITNAFQNNDSETHAVETQFLLASQNLVDVDVVYDIEIDVYSTDSERDESVPTDDDERQCHQSD; translated from the exons ATGCAGAAATTGCGAATGTTTGGGATGAAAAGTCATGACTGCCATGTGTTCATGCAACGTTTGATTCCTGTTGCATTCAGAGAGTTGTTACCACGTCATGTTTGGGAAGTATTGACAGAGCTAAGCCTTTTCTTCGCGGACTTAACATCCAGAAACATCAAACAAAGTGATATGATGCGTTTAAATGATGATATTGTCCTCATTTTGTGCAAGTTAGAAAAGATTTTTCCCCCTAGCTTTTTCGACTCCATGGAACATTTATGTGTGCATCTACCTTTCGAAGCTCGCATCGCAGGTCCTGTTCAATTTAGGTGGATGTATCCGTTCGAAAGATTTCTTAGAAAGCTGAAGAACACAGTTCGTAATAAGGCACGGGTTGAGGGTTCGATATGCAATGCCTACTTGGTTAAGGAGGCGTCAATATTCTGTCAGTACTACTTCAATGAGACATCGACAGCTAGGGGACGAAAACGTAGACAACATCAAGCAACTTACGAAGACACTGGAAGCACAGAGATGTTGTCTATTTTTCGCAGTCGAGGACGAAAGATTGGAGCGGGAAGGTCTAGATGGCTAACTGCTGATGAATATCAAGAACTTGCCACATATATTTTACTGAATTGCGAGGAAATCACGCCATTTGTCag AATGTACGAAGACTACTTGCACAGAGAGAATCCACACTTGAATGACGCTAATATTGACTCCTTGTTGCATACCAATTTATTTGGGTGGTTCAAGAATTAC GCTGAATTGCAGAGCGCAGAATCTATGTCTCCAATGATAAAACAGGTTGCAGCAGGTCCATTTCAAAAGGTCAATACGTATCGAGGATATAATGTCAATGGTTTCAACTTCCACACGGTCAATGATACAACTTATAAAGCAACAAACAACTCAGGCATTCAAGTTAGCGGTCAGTACAAACGTGGAGAGTGTACAGAGTATTACGGACAAGTACAAGAAGTAATTGAAGTTGAGTATTCTGGTCTCCCACTGAAGCAAGcaatacttttcaaatgttcttGGTTTGATATCAATCCTCGTTCAGGCACGCGCGTACACAGTAAGTACAAGATTGTAGATGTTAATTGTAACAGAAGATTAGGTTCATGGGAGCCATTTGTCTTTGCGACACAAGCGTCACAAGTGGTCTATTTGAGATATCCTACGACAAGAAGAGCTGTTTCAGAATGGATGTATGTGAGCAGTTTGCGTCAAAGAGCTTATGTCTCTGATGTCACCGCACCTGTTACCTCACCCGAGGATATCACAAATGCTTTTCAGAACAATGACAGTGAAACACATGCTGTTGAAACTCAATTTCTGTTAGCATCGCAAAATCTTGTCGATGTCGATGTTGTGTATGACATTGAAATTGATGTATACTCCACTGATAGTGAAAGAGATGAATCTGTTCCAACCGACGATGACGAACGACAATGTCATCAGAGTGACTAG